Within Scomber japonicus isolate fScoJap1 chromosome 18, fScoJap1.pri, whole genome shotgun sequence, the genomic segment CAACGACACGGActctctctgagctctgagTGAGATACGAGGTGGAAGTCTCAGCTGTGATGAAGCTAACTAGCATCACAACACCACCGGAGCTAAcaggagctaacgttagcatggtgtgtgtttatattcactgaatggttttaatggtttcCGTGTGTTGTTCCTCcgcagtgtgctgtgtgagatCGAGGTGCTGCAGTCAATCTACCTGGATGAGCTGCTGGTCacgaggagggaggacaggtgaggggggggggggggggggggggtattggGGGGGCTAGCTTCATCAGCTCCATTAGCTTTATTAGCTTTAAATCCTGTTTTTATAGAGTTACACAGACTAAAGATTAATGTTTGTGACATCATCTAAACCATCAAtctgcagtggtggaaagtaactaagtatatttactcaagtactttactgtagtacaatttgaggtactagtactttactgtagtacagtttgaggtactagtactttactgtagtacagtttgaggtactagtactttactgtagtatttccatgtgatgctactttctacatctcagagggaaatattgtactttctactccactacatttattgaacagctttagttacttttcagatgcagatttgacacaatggataatataacaagcttttaaaatacaacacattgttaaagatgaaaccaaaaagcagtgtgcagtctagctaactgtatataaagtagtataaactagctaactgtatataaagtagtgtaaactagctaactgtatataaagtagtgtaaactagctaactgtactgtatataaagtagcataaactagctaactgtatataaagtagtgtaaactagctaactgtatataaagtagtgtaaactagctaactgtatataaagtagtataaactagctatctgtatataaagtagtataaactagctaactgtatataaagtagtgtaaactagctaactgtatataaagtagtgtaaactagctaactgtactgtatataaagtagcataaactagctaactgtatataaagtagtgtaaactagctaactgtatataaagtagtgtaaactagctaactgtatataaagtagtataaactagctatctgtatataaagtagtataaactagctaactgtatataaagtagtgtaaactagctaactgtatataaagtagtgtaaactagctaactgtactgtatataaagtagcataaactagctatctgtatataaagtagtgtaaactagctaactgtatataaagtagtgtaaactagctaactgtatataaagtaatataaactagctccacctccagcagctacaacagtaacatgctgctctaacactgatgcttcactattaataatctaatgatgtcatatataataatatatcactacttttactgtaatactgcatactacatcactataatactgcagtacttttactgtaatactgcatactacatcactataatactgcagtacttttactgtaatactgcatactacatcactataatactgcatactgtgTTGTGTCCTCCAGAGGTTGGGAGGTGAGCCTGGTCCTGTATCCCTCCACAGGGGAAGACTCTGTGTCCCAGTTCGTCCGACTCACGCTGACTTTGACCCTCGATCAGCAGGTGCGACTCTTTTATCTCTCGGCCTCGCCTTCAAAGTCCTTCAAAGTGACAGAAATACGACTATATAAAGTATTATCTTTATGGAAAGAAAGATAAACACGTCacattgtggtttattttataaatgaatgaatcatcaGTTTTAGTCTATGACTCACAATAGTTATCTTTCCTCAGTATCCGTCGTCTTCTCCGGTCATCTCCATCCATAACCCGCGGGGGCTTTCCGACGACAAGCTCAGCAGGTAACGAACCGATCTGACTCGCCTCTCTCACGCGtctctttttttataaatattagggctgtcaaacgattaattttttaatcgagattaatcgcagaatttccatagttaatcgagattaatcgttttgaatagcatgtttaaaatcctgttattttccatttgaaggcagttttaagcccataatgtaaagcatttcttaccagagtgtcttaactgggaatcaatcacggctctgctgcgactcccacactccaaaatggtcctttggtggagctgaggctggcttggctgcacctgggtgtttagcgtggaggtgctaactcaaactccacgtactccggtggtagttaaactccgtttgacacaggttgcattttacttttgacttgtcaactgaagcgtctggaagtgttttaaagttaaacaagccgttcaaaagtccagtagctctcttactttccatcagcgcggtaggtttactgcaggaggccacttcaaagcatagcgctacagctagaggagtcGTCtacaggagggaaaggaaggaaggtaggaaggaaggaagggaagagaagagaagacagttggaaggaaggaaggaaggaaggaaggaatgaaggaaggaaggaaggaaggaagggaagagaagacagttggaaggaagagaagactggaaggaaggaaggaaggaaggaatgaaggaaggaaggaagggaagagaagagaagacagatggaaagaagagaagaccggaaggaaggaaggaaggaaggaaggaatgaaggaaggaagggaagagaagacagttggaaggaagagaagactggaaggaaggaaggaaggaatgaaggaaggaaggaagggaagagaagagaagacagatggaaagaagagaagaccagaaggaaggaaggaaggaaggaaggaaaagaagacaaggaggccacttcaaagcatagcgctacagctagaggagccgtctacgggggagtagaagggacaaaaaggcttgcaacattaaaatgcgattttaaaaaaaataacgcgttattgggcaaataattatatttggtaacttctgtaaatatcccaaaatatccttccttccttccttcctcccttcctcccttccttcctcccttcctttcaatgagtgtcctataaagggttaaaatgtgactttCTCCTTTGTCTTCGTCTCTTCAGTGTTCAGAAATGTCTGCAGCTGGAGGCTCAGTCTTCTCTCGGCTCACCAGTGTTATATCAGCTCATCGAGGTTTATGTTgatatcatttatttacatttatagttttattttaatacaacaTTTACAAATATGGATCATTTCAGGATATTTCTGACTactgtcctttttctttttctctcccacaGAAAGCAAAAGAGATCCTGACTGAGAGTAACATCCCTCATGGAAACTGTGTCATTTGCCTCTACGGGTTTAAGGTGAGCtgctccttactcctttccttccctccttgcttccttccttccttccttccttcctctttttcgtccttactcctttccttccctccttgcttccttccttccttccttccttcctctttttcgtccttactcctttccttccttcctccttttctccctccttacttctttccttccttccttctctccttccttccttccttccttcctccttttctccctccttactcctttccttccttcctttcttcctccttacttccttcctcttttcgtccttactcctttccttcctcttttcctccttactccttttctccctccttactcctttccttccttttttccttacttccttcctcttttcgtccttactcctttccttcctcttttcctccttactccttttctccctccttactcctttccttccttacttccttccttctctccttacttccttcctcttttcgtccttactcctttctttccttacttccttcctctttttctccctccttccttccttccttccttccttccttgacctgaggaatctgaatctgtgtgtgtgtgatgggctTCTTCAGGAGGGAGAGACGTTCACCAAGACGAGCTGCTACCACTACTTCCACTCCCACTGCCTCGGCCGCTACGTCAGGCACTCGGAGAGGGAGCTCCGCCAGAGGGAGAAGGAGTTAGAGGAGGACAAGACCCGGGAGAGAGATGAGCGACAGGTGAGATATCAGACGCTGAgacctcgagtcaaggaaggaagggtggaagatggaagggaggagggagagagggggaggaagaaagagaaggagggaggaaagaaaggaaggaaggaaggaaagaaggacggttgaaagaaggaagggaggaaggcaggaaagagagacgaaggagggaggaaggacagacgggaggaggaaaggaaggaagggaggaaagagagaggaaggaaggaaggatggaagggaggaggaggaaagggaggaaggacagaaggaaggaaagaaggaagggaggactcATGTAAATCCTGGTTGTGGTCTAACAGGAGCTGACTGTGGTGTGTCCGGTGTGCAGAGAGCCGCTGAGCTACGATGTGGATCAGcttctgtcctctcctgtccCCCAGCTGCCCGAGGTAAGGGTccgggttagggttggggtccGGGTTAGGGTCCGGGTTGGGGTCCGGGTCCAGTAACAGACTCTGTGCTGGTTTCTCTCTCAGCTGGACGAAGCAGCGATCAGCTCAGATTTTCAACACAAGTGGTTTGAACTTCAGAAGCTTCTGGAGAGACAGCGGTGTCGAGGAGGCATCATCGACCCGGAGGAGGAATCCAATCGGTTCCTCATTCATATCAACGAGGtaatttttaccataatcctctaatatattctaatgtaagacagaacaagtacagaaaaggaataaaaactaaatatagattaaaatgagtttaatCTCGTTAGTTAATCGTACAACACCTGATAGATTTCCTCCATTAAAGTTATAAAATGACGACTCAGCTGTTTTTATTAACGCTGTTTTTAACGTAACGTCTTCAGGCTCCCTCTGCTTCTGAAAACGGAAACCTGGAGGCAGACGACCCCCCCGCTCCCCCCGCTCTCCCCCAGCAGGCGCCATCCGCCTCCAACGCCTCCTCCTCCGACGAAGCCGGCGTCCGAGCGGAGCGGCCCGTCCCCGGTCTGTCCCACTGCAGAGGGGGTGGGGGCCAGAGCCAGAGGAGGCGGCCGAGGAGGGGGGGCAGGTTCAGGCCGCaccaggagagagggagagccgCGCCGATCACAGAGCACCTGGACAAACTCTCTCTGACGCCGCACTGCTCCGACGGACCCACGAAAGCCGCCAAACCTCAGGGTAACCACGGGCAACGGGCGCAAGGAGACGCACGGCAACAGACGCAGGTTTCCGCAGGCGAGCCAAGCCTGGAAACCGAAAGCTTTAAAGACGCAGCAGACTCTGCGGCGGGGGGTGGCGGCGGCGGGGGCCGGGGGTCGCGGCCACCgtggaaggaggaggtggggggggcaTCACCGGTCCGCCCAGCACGCCCCTGCCCCCGCCACCGGGCCGCCTCGCTACCACTGGGACAGCCGGGATTCGAGAAGCaggggaggagatggaggcggaggaggaggaggaggaggtggaggaggaggaggaggaggtggaggaggaggtggagggaacCTGTgcggcagaggaggaggaggaggaggagggggaggggctcGGCGGGCTCACGCGGTCAGAGGCTACCAGCAGAGGgcgatggagagagacaggggcAGAGAGGAGGTGCTATGACAAAGGGCGACAGGAGGGCCGATGAACAAACGTACGTGCGCCTCCGTCACATCATCACAGCCCTGCAGCAGGAGCGAGGGTCTCTGCAGTAGGAGTGAGGGTCTCTGCAGCGTCCCGTCGTCGTCGTCGCCCCCGCCCCCCCGCACgtctctcacgcacacacactacagacgcaggtggttgttgctgctctcCGTCGTGACTCCGACATACGACTTGAAAGAACTGcaaattaaaatgtctctggatgtcagagtctcagtgtgtttgtgcctcCTGTAGTTTTtgtcgtcctttccttccttccttcccttccttccttccttccttccttcctttcctttccttcctccctgccttctttctccccttcctcttttcctttctccctccctcgttccttatttcctccgtccttccttcccttctttctttccttccttcctttccttcctccctgccttctttctccccttcctcttttcctttctccctccctcgttccttctttcctccgtccttccttccttccttcctttccttccttccatctgtccttcctccctccttctctcctcccttccttctttccttcctccgtccttccttccttccttcctttccttacttccatctgttcttactccctccctccttctctcctcccttccttctttccttcctccatccccctttcttcttccttccttccttccttctttcttcccttcctccctccctccttctctctttctttcttcccccctaccttccgtccttccttttttcctccgtccttccttcctttccttccttccatctgtccttcctccctccctccctccttctctcctcccttccttctttccttcctccgtctttccttccttcctttccttacttccatctgttcttcctccctccctccttctcccctaccttccttccttctttcctctgtccatccttcctccctccttccttccttccttccttcctccctccttccttccgtccttccatccttccttcctcccttcctttcaatgagtgtcctataaagggttaaagagctGCAACGGTTTCGTCAGTTAGCAGCTATCTTGATGAAGCTAAAATGTTGCTAATCTGCTTCTCAAATATgattttaatgcttttatttttcatacatgacagtaaactgaatatctgtgtgtttgactaACGAAACATAAGAAGACGTCACTTTTGACTCTTTTtcacagaatacacacacacacacacacacacacagaataatatatatacagaatataccCTCATACAGATAGAAAGAAATGTGCAATGTGCAGAAAAACTAGGGATATATACATGTGTATaatttggatggatggatggatggatggatggatggatggatggatggatggatggatagatagatagatagatagatagatagatagatagatagatagatagatagatagagactaCTTATATAACTAACAaatataaactaataataaaataaaataattaatattgaaataattaaaaatagaaagactTCAGATATAACCAGAACAATAatcaaatattaacaaaaaatagaaaactactacagaaataacaatgaaaatttaaaaaaataaaatatcaataactaaaaatataaaaagattacagctgtaacaataataaaataatttaaaataaaacaagattaCAGATATAACCATagcaataataaaataataatatcaaaattgaaataataatataataaaataattacaaatagATAAAGACTACAGCTATAACCATAACAGTGCTCCTGGCGCTAAGCCTCATGGGATATGTAGTTCTTCCTGCTGTAGAGGCGGAACCTGAACGCACCACCGACGCCATTTTGGCAGTTTGTTGTCCTGCTGTAATCTGCGCAGGATCGCAGGGTCGCAGTGTTGTTCCtcctttattttttcaaaagcaGTGAGACCATGACTGGCGGGACCGAGTTTCACAAGacctacaacaacaacaacaacagcaacagcaacagctccGACACCGGGATGGACGTAGACATGGAGCCGGGGCATGTGGAAGGAGAGCGGGGAGACACGGAGGGAAGTGTCCGGGCTGCGTGCTCCTCTAACGGCAGCGGCGCGGAGGACGACGAGGCCCGAGAAGCCGGGGGCTGTAGTAGTCAGCACACCCCGGATAGAGGAGGGGCGCTCGGCTGCGGCAGGGAGCAGGAGGTGTCGGTGGAAATCGGAGAGACGTATTTATGTCAACGAGCCGATAAAACATGGCGTGAGTTTAagtttcagtttaaaaacatttcatactgtgtgtttttgttagttttacttgATATCTGCTTTGTTTTGGGAGGTTTCACTTCACACCAAACTACATTAAAATTTACGcttaattgatttttattaaaagtGGCGGTAACGTTTGAGTAATTGAACTGTATAATAATTATGGCTTTATAGAAAATTCTGCGTATAACAGTATAAACAACAGGATAGACAGTagcaatatattaatattatattgtaataacGTGATATGAGACTATATCGTCTTATTTGTTTATCGTGATAAGGCATAACTGTCTTATCCTGGTTTTAAaaactgcattacagtaaaatgtgaaatgttctgAACTTAAAGGACTTAAAACAGTTATTTTTAATAGATAGaattattttctgatgtttttgttttgttttgtcttgtagcacttttaattttgctttggaaatgtaaagtgctttagaaataaaatgtattataatcattattatatccacattactgatagatatttatcaaaaatcgcattgtgtaaatatttttgtgattGAACCGACAACTCTACAAAGTCAACTCTACAATATCGCGGTGATATCGAGGTATTTAATAGTCAAATATATCGCGATATTTGATTTGTCCGTATCGCCCAGctctaacacaaacacagaacagtGTGAACAACAGGATAAACAATCCTAATAGTTTATGTTTTACTGGGAGAAATTAAGCCTAAATTGCAGTTTGGAGGATTATAGGATTGCCGAATTAGATCATGGCCCAACAGGTATTGAGCAACGTTTTATTAGCCGAATAACATTAAGTATATTTGGATATCGTGATACGGCAGAAGttggttttaaaggctgaattacagtaaaattatgtCATtctctgaacttaccagactgctctagctgtttttattatttaccttttgctcactttgtcattatatccacattactgatgattatttatcaaaatttcattatgtgaatattttgtgaaagctacaatattgttgcgatattgatatcgaggtatttggtcaaatatattgtgatatttgattttatatatatcgCCCAGTCCTACGCcaaattgatttttattgaCGTTTGAGTAATTTTGGATATCGTGTTACGGCAGAAgttttgtcttttcctggttttaaaggctgaattACAATAAAATCATGTAATTTTCAGAACTTACCAGACTGCTCtagctgtttttattatttactttttacccattttatcattatatctacattactgatgattatttattatttatattgatatcgaggtatttggtcaaatatatcgtgatatttgattttatctatATCACCCAGTCCTACGCcaaattgatttttattgaCGTTTGAGtaatttaactatatttttgAAAGCACAAATAATCATTAAGGGGTATAAACACGTCATAAACACATAACAGGATAGACAGTTGGgttgggcaatatattgatattatatcgttatcgtgatatgagactatatatatcgtcttagattttggatatcgtgATACGGCAGAAgttttgtcttttcctggttttaaagctgcgttacagtaaaatgatgtaatttccTGAAATTACCAGACTGCTCTAGCTCTTctattatttaccttttacccattttgtcattatatccacattactgatgattacttattatttatattgatatcgaggtatttggtctaatatatcgtgatatttgattttatctatATCGCCCAGTCCTGCGCcaaattgatttttattgaCGTTTGAGtaatttaactatattttttaaagcacaaataatcATTAAGGCGTATAAACACGTCATAAACACATAACAGGATAGACAGTTGGGTTGGgcaatattgatattatatcaatatcgtgatatgagactatatatatcgtcttagattttggatatcgtgATACGGCAGAAgttttgtcttttcctgcttttaaaggtaATTTTATGTACAGGAGTGATATTAATAGAGTAATAAAACTtgaatttgttatttattattacacagATTTTAAAGCGGGGGCAAAATTATCAATCcagaaatatcttaaaatatagtttttaaaaGCAGCGTCTGGTACATTTTagtattttgttggttttatgtcatttgcaccatttttttttttttttttaccaaaagtaagactgaatgctcctgaaaatgtcaaatggtgtaaccacaaaagactgaatgctgctgaaaatgtcaaatggtgtaaccacaaaagactgaatgctcctgaaaatgtcaaatggtgtaaccacaaaagaatgatagatattaaatatgttatccacctacagtgtatttaattggacttatactaataatgacttcattctatcttccttccttccttccttccttccttcccttcttccttccttccctccatcttttctttcttccttcattccttcccttcctctctcccttccttccttccttccttcctctttcttccttccttaccttcttccttcctctctgtgtgtctctctctcttacagaTACAGCAGAAGTGATTCAGTCCCGGCTGAACGAGCAGGAGGGCAGAGAAGAGTTCTATGTTCATTATGTTGGATGTAAGTACTTCACCCTCTAGTTTCACATCAGTCTcaactagggttgcaaaggggtggaagaTTTCCGGTATATTTCCAGGAAGtttctggtaaatttccatgggaagttaagctgaggaattttggaaatattccaaattggaaactttccatgggaatttatgggaatttatggcaactgagggtaatttagtggaaaggtatcaccatttgattgatttaattggataaaaaaagaacaatgacaatgaaaaaaggtgcacaatgtcgcttgatgtccctgagctgttgaagttgtattaaattat encodes:
- the rnf25 gene encoding E3 ubiquitin-protein ligase RNF25, with the protein product MAAESDVLCEIEVLQSIYLDELLVTRREDRGWEVSLVLYPSTGEDSVSQFVRLTLTLTLDQQYPSSSPVISIHNPRGLSDDKLSSVQKCLQLEAQSSLGSPVLYQLIEKAKEILTESNIPHGNCVICLYGFKEGETFTKTSCYHYFHSHCLGRYVRHSERELRQREKELEEDKTRERDERQELTVVCPVCREPLSYDVDQLLSSPVPQLPELDEAAISSDFQHKWFELQKLLERQRCRGGIIDPEEESNRFLIHINEAPSASENGNLEADDPPAPPALPQQAPSASNASSSDEAGVRAERPVPGLSHCRGGGGQSQRRRPRRGGRFRPHQERGRAAPITEHLDKLSLTPHCSDGPTKAAKPQGNHGQRAQGDARQQTQVSAGEPSLETESFKDAADSAAGGGGGGGRGSRPPWKEEVGGASPVRPARPCPRHRAASLPLGQPGFEKGGGGGGGGGARRAHAVRGYQQRAMERDRGREEVL